DNA sequence from the Alkaliphilus metalliredigens QYMF genome:
GCCCACGCAGGTAGAAAGTGTCATATCCCTTCAGAAAAAATTGTTGCTCCTAGTGCCATTGCCTTTAACGAAGAATATGCAACACCTACATCATTATCTCAAAATGAAATTCAGACCATTGTTCAAGCCTTTATTCATGGAGCTGCCCGGGCTTTAGAAGCTGGATTCGACGTCATTGAAGTTCATGGCGCCCATGGTTACTTAATTAATGAATTTTTATCCCCCCTGACCAATCATCGAGAGGATCAATATGGCGGAAGTCCTGAAAACCGTGTGCGATTTCTTAAGGAAGTTTTAGAGGGTATTCAAGGAGTTTGGCCTAAAAATTTACCCATCATTCTTCGGGTTTCTGCAGAAGACTACATAAAAGAGGGTAACCATCCAGAAGATTTAGCTGAAATGATTAATCTTGTTAAGGAATATGGTATTGATATGGTTAACGTTAGCTCTGGTGCCGTTGTGCCTGCTAAAATCAAGCCTTACCCAGGCTATCAAATCCCGTTCTCCGAAACCATTAAAAAACAAACTAACTTGCCCACTATTGCGGGAGGATTGATTACAACAGCTACCATGGCTGAAGAAGTTTTGCGCAATGAACGGGCAGACTTGGTTTATTTAGGCAGAGAGTTGCTACGCAATCCCTATTGGCCATTACATTCAGCTAAAGAGGTTCGGGACGATATTTTATGGCCTCTTCAATATGAAATGAGTAAAGTATAGTAAAATTCCTTTTTATTAAAAATTTCAAGTGCTTAAATAGAAAAGTGGTAGATGCATTGTTAAGTGCATCTACCACTTTCTATTCCTTCCCAAGTACCCTCAACACATTCTTCACTTGAAGTGCCACACCAATTTCTAAACAATCCTCATCTACGTCAAAGAGACCATTATGTCCATCATGAATCATTCCCTTTTCTTCATTACGACAACCCAATCGATAAAAAGCTCCCGGTGCCTCTTGTAGGAAATAAGCGAAGTCTTCCACACCTAAGCTCGGACTTTTTATAATCTTCACCTTATCTGGACCTAATAACGCTTCAGCATTTGCCTTGACACTCTCCACCATTTCATCATGATTGATTAAGGCGGTGTATCCCTTCTTTCGAAGAACTTCACCACTGCCTCCCATTGCTTCAGCCACCTGGAGGACAATTTTTTCAATACGCTCCAGAACCCGTTCTCTTACGTTTGGATCTAATGTTCTAACAGTCCCTACCATTTCCACTTTATCTGCAATAATATTGCCCTGGGTTCCCCCATTAATTTTCCCTAGGGTCACAACTGCAGAATCCCGTGGGTCGACATTTCTACTCACAATGGTTTGTAGGGCATTAATCACTTGCCCTGCCATCATAATGGTGTCCACTCCAGAATGAGGATAAGCGCCATGGGTACTTTTACCGTGTAGTGTAATTTTAATGCTATCGGAGGATGCATTCATCTGTCCAAATTTCAATCCAATTTCACCCGTGGGCATTTCTGGGGACACATGAAGGCCAAAGACTGCATCCACCTTAGGATTTTCCATCACACCTGCCTCAATCATTGACTCCGCCCCACCGAAGGTTTCCTCTGCTGGTTGAAAGAACAACTTCACATTTCCCTTTAATTGAGCCCTCATATCATTGAGTATTTTCGCCGCACCTAATAAAATCGTTGTATGGGCATCATGACCACAGGCATGCATTTTTCCCGGCACCTTAGACCGATAGGGTACATCCTTGGCATCATCAATGGGCAAAGCATCCATATCGGCCCGTAATGCCACGGTCTTACCTTCATGTTTTCCTTTAATAAAGCCCACTACAGCTGTGTGAGCAATATTGGTTTGATAAGGAATGCCCATTTCATCTAGCAGCCTTATGATTTTTTCTTGAGTCCTAAATTCTTCTCTGCCTAATTCTGGGTACTGATGAAAATCTCTTCTTATTTCTACCATCCACCGCTTCATTGCAACGGCTTGCTCTAAAATTTCATCCTTCTCATCTCTTTTACTCATTTAACGGTTTCCCCCACCTCTCCTTTGCTCTATTTCATTAATAATTCTCCTTCTACCTTCTTAAACTGTTTGGCATTTGCTCTCTACTCAATAGGTCTCCATAGGTTTCTCGTTGAACCATGATCTCCGCCTTACCTTGGTCCACTAGTACCACGGCAGGTCTTGGCAAACGATTATAATTACTAGCCATAGAGAAGTTATATGCTCCCGTACTTAATACAGCCAAGAGATCCCCAGTCTGTATTTGCGGTGCCTGTAAATCCCAAATCAAAATATCTCCAGATTCACAGCATTTCCCAGCTATGGTTACAATTTGATCTTTTTCTTCATCAATTTTATTGGCCACCACTGCATCATACTTGGCATTATATAGGGCAGGTCTCGGATTATCTGGTAATCCACCATCTACACTGGCATAGGTTCTTACATCGGGAATCTCCTTGACTGTCCCAATGCGATAAAGTGTAATTCCTGCCTCCCCTACAATCCATCGCCCAGGCTCAATGATGATTGTGGGAACCTCAAGTCCTACTTTTTCACAGGCATCCTTGATTGTTTCCATGATTGCATCGGTAAAATAACCCAATGGCCGAGGCGCTTCATCTACATACTTGATACCAAATCCCCCACCAGTGTTTAATTCTTCTGTTATGAATTCTAAATGGTCCTTGAGGTGCTTCATCAGATTGACCAGTACCTGAGTAGCATCGGTATAAGAATCATTTTCAAAAAGTTGAGATCCAATATGAAAATGGAAGCCCTTTAACTTTATATAAGGGGATTCCATTGTTTGTTTCACAGCACTTTCAATGATTTCAGGCTGTAGTGGAATACCAAACTTTGAATCTTTTTGTCCCGTCACAATATATGCATGGGTTTTCCCCTCTACCCCTGGTGTCACTCTAAAGAGTACATCGACTTTTTTCCCTTGCTCCTTAGCAATCTGTTGAAGCATTTCTAATTCAAGTAAATTATCTACTATGATTCGACCTACCCCATGCTCCACAGCTAAATAAAGCTCTTCAAAGGATTTATTATTCCCATGAAACATAGTCTTCTCCATTGGGAATCCCGCTTGAACAGCTGTATATATTTCACCACCCGAGACAACATCTAAACCAAGTCCTTCACTTTCAATAATTCGACACATGGCCATGGTTAAGAATGCTTTACTTGCATAGGCAGCCTTTGTATTTTCATATTTTTGTAGAAAAGTTTCACGAATTTCTTTACATCGTTCTTGAATTTTTTCCTTTGACAACACATAAAGTGGCGTTCCATACCGTTCAGCTAATTCCACGGTATTACACCCTCCGAACATGAAATGTTTATTATTCTCATTCTGCTTTTCCATTTTTCCATCTCCTCGCTCATTATGACCAAACCAATTAATGGTCTTCTTATATAAAGACAATCCCTGAATTTCTTTGATTCCTATTCCAGGTTCATCATTTCCCCTTGACTAATTAAATAATTTTTCTTCTATTTGCATTATTATTCTATCTCAAATCACAGTCATTTGCAATTATTTGACATCAATTGCCATAGTGGATGATAGCAAGCTTATATTTCGAAGGAGACATACTTCGTCTCTAAGAATCCTTCAATTCCATAGTGTCCTCCTTCACGGCCTATTCCACTTTCTTTAAATCCTCCGAATGGTGCTTGTGGCGTTGATGGTACGCCATCATTCACACCCACGATACCATAGGCTAAGGCTTCCGACACACGGAATCCCTTGGCTAATGATTGGGTGAAGAAGTATGCCGCCAAGCCATATTTCGTATCATTTGCTCGTGCAATGACTTCTTCTTCTGATTTAAACGACACCACAGGAATAACAGGTCCAAAGGTTTCTTCCTTCATGATTAGCATTTCTTCGGTTACATTAGATAAAAGTGTAGGCTGATAAAAATAGCCCCCTGCAGCAGATGAACCCCGATGAAAACCTTCCCCTCCAAATTCTATCTTGGCACCTTTGTTTACTGCATCTTCTATATGGGTCTTCACCTTTTCATAGGCATTTTGGTCAATTAATGGGCCTAGGTGCACCCCTTCTTCTAACCCGCTTCCAATTTTGTAGTTCTTTAATTTTTCCTTCATTTTCAAAATAAAATCATCGATAATTCCTTCTTGAACATAAAAGCGATTGGAAGCTACACAAACTTGCCCACAATTTCGAAGCTTTGAATTCAACGCTCCCGTTACTGCTTTATCCAAGTCTGCATCATCAAAAACAATAAATGGTGCATGTCCACCGAGCTCCAAAGAAATACGCTTTACCGTGGCACCAGCCTGGGTCATTAATTTTTTCCCAACTTCTGTGGAACCCGTGAAAGTCAATTTCCTAACTCGAAAATCATTCATTAATGTCTCCCCAATCTTGCTTGCATCTCCAATCACAAGATTAACAACCCCCTTAGGAAATCCCGCCTTTTCACATAGCTCAAAAATCTTAATGGCAGTTAAGGGTGTGCTTGAAGCAGGTTTTAAAACAACGGTACAGCCTGCCGCCAAAGCAGGAGCCATTTTTCTAGTAATCATAGCCGCGGGAAAATTCCAAGGTGTAATGGCTGCTACCACACCAACTGGTTGCTTTAACACCATAATTCGTTTGTTTTCTTTAGATGCCGGGATTGTTTCACCGTATACACGTTTTGCCTCTTCGGCATACCACTCTACGAATCCTGCCCCATAAACCACTTCTCCCATGGCTTCCTGTAAAGGCTTTCCTTGTTCTAATGTCATGATTTTTGCAATCTCATCCTTATGTTCAATCATCAAATGATAAAGCTTTGTTAAGTAGTTAGCTCTTTCCCCCGCAGTGGTTTTCGACCAGGTTTTGAAGGCTTTATCAGCACTTTCGATAGCCCTTTCCGTCTCTGCGTATCCAGCTTTAGCTATGTACACCAATATATCTCCCGTAGCAGGATTGACGACTTCTAATTTTTCTCCTTCTTTGCCTTCAACCCACTGTCCATCAATATACATTTTACAATTCATTTTTCTGCCTCCTTCTCCTTTTAAAACGATTATTACAGTATAGTCATTACTCACATTATACCCAAAAGATCCATAATACTACAATAATGTCTCCTATCATTTAATTACATTGCTGAGGATACATTTGAAATGCATAAAAACAATACTCCCATCGTAGTCTAATATATATTATAATAGTTAAGGTAGTCATTCATAGGGAGAGTACTACACATCACTAGTAATTAAAAAGGAGGATCTCATTGTGACAACATTCAAAGCCATTTTGCTTGGCATCGTACAAGGTTTAACAGAATTTTTACCAGTTAGTAGCTCTGGCCACTTAGCTGTTACCCAGCATCTACTTGGGGTTCCTGAAGATCGCATTTTGTTTCTAACAATTCTATTACACGTTGGAACACTTTTTTCTGTTTTCTTTGTGTATGCAGATGATATTTTTATGATATGTAAGGAATTTATACTCATGATCGTGGATTTGTTAACAGGTAAAGGGATACGGGTGAATAACCAATATCGAAAGTTGGGCCTACTCATCATTGTGGCCACCATTCCCACTGGAATCATAGGTCTTTTTTTCAAAGACCTATTTACTAGCTTCTATAATTCAACCCTAATCATTGGGATTTCTTTACTGGTTACTGGAACCCTGTTATGGACCGCTGAAAAGGTCAATACAGGAAAGCGAGATATTAAGGATATGAATTGGTTTGACGCTGTTATTGTAGGATTATTTCAAGGATTAGCCATTACTCCAGGGATTTCCAGATCAGGATCCACCATCGTTGGTTCTCTTTTTAGGGGCTTTAACAAAGAACTGGCCACTAAATTTTCTTTTTTAATTTCTATTCCAGCAATTTTAGGTGCAACAGTCTTTGAAGTAAAGGATGTTCTGGAGGTAGGCTTAGGAGATTTCACCCTAACAATGCTTATTGCAGGAGTCCTAGCCTCCTTTTTATCCGGCGTATTTGCCATCCGAACTTTGATTAACTTTATAAAAAAAGAAAAGCTATATTATTTCTCCTAT
Encoded proteins:
- the namA gene encoding NADPH dehydrogenase NamA — encoded protein: MILLSALFSPFTLKDLTLKNRIVMAPMCQYSASETGYANQWHQVHYVSRAVGGVGLILLEATAVEPRGRISQKDLGIWENGHVTGLKSIVTACKQYGARVGIQLAHAGRKCHIPSEKIVAPSAIAFNEEYATPTSLSQNEIQTIVQAFIHGAARALEAGFDVIEVHGAHGYLINEFLSPLTNHREDQYGGSPENRVRFLKEVLEGIQGVWPKNLPIILRVSAEDYIKEGNHPEDLAEMINLVKEYGIDMVNVSSGAVVPAKIKPYPGYQIPFSETIKKQTNLPTIAGGLITTATMAEEVLRNERADLVYLGRELLRNPYWPLHSAKEVRDDILWPLQYEMSKV
- a CDS encoding M20 metallopeptidase family protein, yielding MSKRDEKDEILEQAVAMKRWMVEIRRDFHQYPELGREEFRTQEKIIRLLDEMGIPYQTNIAHTAVVGFIKGKHEGKTVALRADMDALPIDDAKDVPYRSKVPGKMHACGHDAHTTILLGAAKILNDMRAQLKGNVKLFFQPAEETFGGAESMIEAGVMENPKVDAVFGLHVSPEMPTGEIGLKFGQMNASSDSIKITLHGKSTHGAYPHSGVDTIMMAGQVINALQTIVSRNVDPRDSAVVTLGKINGGTQGNIIADKVEMVGTVRTLDPNVRERVLERIEKIVLQVAEAMGGSGEVLRKKGYTALINHDEMVESVKANAEALLGPDKVKIIKSPSLGVEDFAYFLQEAPGAFYRLGCRNEEKGMIHDGHNGLFDVDEDCLEIGVALQVKNVLRVLGKE
- the lysA gene encoding diaminopimelate decarboxylase, which translates into the protein MEKQNENNKHFMFGGCNTVELAERYGTPLYVLSKEKIQERCKEIRETFLQKYENTKAAYASKAFLTMAMCRIIESEGLGLDVVSGGEIYTAVQAGFPMEKTMFHGNNKSFEELYLAVEHGVGRIIVDNLLELEMLQQIAKEQGKKVDVLFRVTPGVEGKTHAYIVTGQKDSKFGIPLQPEIIESAVKQTMESPYIKLKGFHFHIGSQLFENDSYTDATQVLVNLMKHLKDHLEFITEELNTGGGFGIKYVDEAPRPLGYFTDAIMETIKDACEKVGLEVPTIIIEPGRWIVGEAGITLYRIGTVKEIPDVRTYASVDGGLPDNPRPALYNAKYDAVVANKIDEEKDQIVTIAGKCCESGDILIWDLQAPQIQTGDLLAVLSTGAYNFSMASNYNRLPRPAVVLVDQGKAEIMVQRETYGDLLSREQMPNSLRR
- a CDS encoding NAD-dependent succinate-semialdehyde dehydrogenase, which gives rise to MNCKMYIDGQWVEGKEGEKLEVVNPATGDILVYIAKAGYAETERAIESADKAFKTWSKTTAGERANYLTKLYHLMIEHKDEIAKIMTLEQGKPLQEAMGEVVYGAGFVEWYAEEAKRVYGETIPASKENKRIMVLKQPVGVVAAITPWNFPAAMITRKMAPALAAGCTVVLKPASSTPLTAIKIFELCEKAGFPKGVVNLVIGDASKIGETLMNDFRVRKLTFTGSTEVGKKLMTQAGATVKRISLELGGHAPFIVFDDADLDKAVTGALNSKLRNCGQVCVASNRFYVQEGIIDDFILKMKEKLKNYKIGSGLEEGVHLGPLIDQNAYEKVKTHIEDAVNKGAKIEFGGEGFHRGSSAAGGYFYQPTLLSNVTEEMLIMKEETFGPVIPVVSFKSEEEVIARANDTKYGLAAYFFTQSLAKGFRVSEALAYGIVGVNDGVPSTPQAPFGGFKESGIGREGGHYGIEGFLETKYVSFEI
- the uppP gene encoding undecaprenyl-diphosphatase UppP: MTTFKAILLGIVQGLTEFLPVSSSGHLAVTQHLLGVPEDRILFLTILLHVGTLFSVFFVYADDIFMICKEFILMIVDLLTGKGIRVNNQYRKLGLLIIVATIPTGIIGLFFKDLFTSFYNSTLIIGISLLVTGTLLWTAEKVNTGKRDIKDMNWFDAVIVGLFQGLAITPGISRSGSTIVGSLFRGFNKELATKFSFLISIPAILGATVFEVKDVLEVGLGDFTLTMLIAGVLASFLSGVFAIRTLINFIKKEKLYYFSYYTWTVGSIVILFSLL